A genome region from Desulfobulbaceae bacterium includes the following:
- a CDS encoding DEAD/DEAH box helicase, protein MLVQPDALSLTVGSQCILKNAPEHLKKELRSVLTIANPKFQAAKKYGRWVGKKFPQKLYFFKERKAGFIMPRGFAKEAVIKCIEILGVKPEIVDERRLLSSCDFQFSGVLREYQEQAVRDIVTRDFGVLEAGTGSGKTVVALKVIALRAQPAIVLVHTKELLYQWAERVSEFLGVEAGLIGDGKAEIRPVTVAIVNSAKKHIDDLPRQFGHLLVDECHRVPASLFTDVVTSFDAKYSLGLSATAYRREDILTRLIYFYMGARVHKVDAAFLHESGAVLKPEIRLRPTEFAYQYRDDYSAMLKALAADEQRNRLIAQDVVLSARKTDGVLLVVSDRVAHCQRLAELISAQGVSVSVLTGKDPVERRAKVVEEIKKSSVKVLISTLQLIGEGFDAPQLSTLFLATPIKFSGRLKQVVGRILRPATDKKALVYDYVDENVSILRNSANERSKTYFLYDC, encoded by the coding sequence ATGCTTGTTCAACCTGACGCTCTAAGCCTCACGGTGGGCTCTCAGTGCATACTGAAAAACGCCCCTGAGCATTTAAAGAAGGAACTCCGCAGTGTTTTAACCATCGCGAACCCTAAATTTCAAGCGGCCAAAAAGTATGGCCGCTGGGTAGGGAAAAAATTCCCGCAAAAACTCTACTTTTTTAAAGAACGCAAGGCTGGATTTATTATGCCTCGGGGCTTTGCCAAAGAGGCGGTTATTAAATGCATTGAAATTTTAGGCGTTAAACCGGAGATTGTTGATGAGAGGCGCCTGCTTTCGAGCTGTGACTTTCAGTTCAGCGGTGTCTTGCGCGAGTATCAGGAGCAGGCGGTCAGGGATATTGTAACCCGCGATTTTGGTGTTCTTGAGGCAGGAACAGGCTCCGGCAAAACTGTTGTGGCCTTAAAGGTGATAGCCTTAAGAGCACAGCCGGCAATAGTGCTGGTCCACACTAAAGAGCTGTTGTACCAGTGGGCCGAGCGGGTTAGTGAGTTTTTAGGTGTTGAAGCTGGTTTGATCGGTGATGGCAAGGCTGAGATTAGGCCAGTTACCGTCGCTATTGTCAATTCGGCTAAAAAACATATCGACGATCTTCCCCGGCAGTTCGGGCATCTATTAGTTGATGAGTGCCACCGGGTTCCGGCTTCGCTGTTTACTGATGTGGTGACATCCTTTGACGCTAAATACTCTTTGGGGTTGTCGGCTACGGCCTATCGGCGAGAGGATATACTGACCAGGTTGATCTATTTCTATATGGGGGCTCGGGTGCATAAAGTTGATGCGGCATTTTTGCATGAGAGCGGTGCCGTCTTAAAGCCTGAAATACGGTTGCGCCCCACAGAATTTGCCTATCAGTACCGTGATGATTACTCGGCAATGCTGAAGGCCTTGGCTGCCGATGAACAGCGCAACCGGCTGATCGCCCAAGATGTTGTTTTAAGCGCCCGAAAAACTGATGGCGTTTTACTTGTGGTGTCTGACAGAGTGGCACACTGCCAACGATTAGCTGAGTTGATATCGGCTCAGGGTGTGTCTGTAAGTGTGCTTACCGGTAAAGATCCGGTGGAGAGAAGGGCAAAAGTCGTGGAGGAGATTAAAAAGAGTTCGGTAAAAGTACTTATCTCAACCCTGCAACTGATTGGTGAGGGTTTTGACGCACCGCAACTCTCCACGCTTTTTTTAGCAACACCAATTAAGTTTTCAGGGAGATTAAAGCAGGTTGTCGGCCGAATACTGCGCCCTGCTACAGACAAGAAAGCCCTGGTCTATGATTATGTCGATGAAAACGTCAGTATCTTACGCAATTCGGCCAACGAACGTAGTAAAACCTATTTTTTGTATGACTGTTAA
- a CDS encoding valine--tRNA ligase, which translates to MTLKEPQLDKSYAFEDIEKRWYSEWLEQKTFQAKMDDGAESFSIVIPPPNVTGVLHVGHALNNTLQDILVRYHRMMGKNVLWVPGTDHAGIATQNVVERQLTTEGIDRHELGRDAFIERVWKWKEESGGQIINQLKRLGCSCDWTRERFTMDEGLSVAVRKVFTTLYNEGLIYKGDYIINWCPRCHTALSDLEVEHQPTAGKLYRIRYPYASGDGYLVVATTRPETMLGDTAVAVHPDDERYNSLPEQAVILPLVDKKIPVVFDTHVEREFGTGALKVTPGHDLNDFEIGRRHDLPIVSIMDKSGVMNEAAGQYQGLDRFECRKKIVVDLDKLGLLDGIDEYEHGVGDCYRCHTIVEPQLSKQWFVSIKPLAEKAIAAVKDGHIRIHPKSWENTYFDWMYNIRDWCISRQIWWGHQIPAWTCAACGELIVSNTDPDQCACGSNDLERESDVLDTWFSSALWPFSTMGWPEKTKELDCFYPTSVLITSFDILFFWVARMIMMGTHFMAEIPFKDVYLHALVRDEHGQKMSKSKGNVMDPLLVMDKFGTDALRFTMTAFAAQGRDIRISEDRIEGYRHFINKIWNASRFTLMHIDDSTVPISKINISQLSLPNKWILSRANLTIAKVHDSLAKFQFNDTASHIYQFIWHEFCDWYLEWIKPDLFSNDTTLKENTRTVLMTVLETIIKLLHPITPFVTEEIWHALPNKRSTVMLESFPTVTAEWHDEKVEADIALLMVIIGGVRNIRSDMQIHPSAQVTAIINCPNSEQSSTISKFESHITAMAKIDSLTVRASGACPKGAASFIFEDIEIFVPMEGLIDTEKELEKLAKEKEKIVVQLTRCEGKLTNEKFISNAPDDVVAKEREKAEGFKATIAKIDENTKRLQEMSS; encoded by the coding sequence ATGACACTCAAAGAACCGCAACTCGATAAATCCTACGCCTTTGAAGATATAGAAAAACGTTGGTACAGCGAATGGCTCGAACAGAAGACCTTTCAAGCAAAAATGGATGATGGGGCTGAGTCATTTTCAATTGTTATTCCACCGCCAAACGTTACAGGCGTTCTTCATGTCGGCCACGCCTTAAACAATACCCTGCAAGATATCCTGGTTCGCTATCACCGCATGATGGGTAAAAACGTGCTCTGGGTTCCTGGTACAGATCATGCCGGTATCGCCACCCAGAATGTAGTGGAACGGCAGTTAACCACCGAAGGTATTGACCGTCATGAGCTGGGCCGGGATGCCTTTATTGAACGAGTCTGGAAATGGAAAGAAGAGTCTGGTGGTCAGATCATTAATCAGCTCAAGCGCCTTGGATGTTCCTGCGATTGGACCCGCGAACGGTTTACAATGGACGAAGGCCTGTCGGTTGCGGTCCGTAAAGTTTTTACAACCCTTTACAATGAGGGCCTGATCTATAAAGGGGATTACATCATAAACTGGTGTCCACGTTGCCACACAGCCTTATCCGACCTGGAAGTTGAACACCAGCCCACAGCAGGAAAACTCTACAGGATTCGCTACCCATACGCCTCCGGAGACGGCTATTTAGTTGTGGCAACGACTCGTCCTGAAACCATGCTTGGTGACACGGCCGTTGCAGTCCATCCTGATGACGAGCGATACAACTCTTTACCAGAACAAGCCGTTATTCTTCCTCTTGTCGACAAAAAAATACCTGTTGTTTTTGACACCCATGTCGAACGTGAATTTGGCACAGGTGCCTTAAAAGTAACCCCGGGACACGATTTAAATGACTTTGAAATTGGCCGCAGGCACGACCTGCCAATAGTTTCCATTATGGACAAAAGCGGCGTTATGAATGAAGCAGCTGGTCAATATCAAGGCCTTGATCGCTTCGAGTGCCGCAAAAAAATCGTCGTTGACCTCGATAAGCTGGGCCTCCTGGATGGTATTGATGAGTATGAGCATGGTGTTGGAGACTGCTATCGCTGCCATACTATTGTCGAACCCCAGCTTTCGAAACAGTGGTTTGTCTCAATAAAACCCCTTGCCGAAAAGGCCATCGCCGCTGTTAAAGATGGCCATATCCGCATTCATCCAAAATCATGGGAAAACACCTATTTTGACTGGATGTACAATATCCGTGACTGGTGTATTTCCCGGCAGATATGGTGGGGCCATCAAATCCCGGCCTGGACGTGTGCCGCCTGCGGAGAACTGATCGTCAGCAATACCGACCCAGATCAATGTGCATGCGGCAGTAACGATTTGGAGCGAGAAAGTGACGTCCTTGACACCTGGTTCAGCTCTGCCCTTTGGCCATTTTCCACCATGGGCTGGCCGGAAAAAACCAAGGAGCTGGACTGTTTTTATCCAACATCTGTTCTCATCACCAGTTTTGATATTTTGTTTTTCTGGGTCGCCAGAATGATCATGATGGGCACCCATTTCATGGCCGAAATTCCTTTTAAGGATGTCTACCTCCATGCCCTGGTTCGTGACGAACACGGTCAGAAAATGAGTAAGTCCAAAGGCAACGTTATGGATCCGTTACTGGTTATGGACAAATTCGGCACTGACGCCTTACGTTTTACCATGACCGCCTTCGCTGCCCAAGGACGCGACATACGAATCTCAGAAGACCGGATTGAAGGCTATCGTCACTTCATTAATAAAATCTGGAATGCCTCACGTTTTACCTTAATGCATATTGACGATAGTACTGTCCCAATCTCTAAAATCAATATCTCCCAACTATCATTGCCCAACAAATGGATTTTGAGCCGTGCCAATCTAACGATTGCCAAAGTCCATGACTCTTTGGCAAAATTTCAGTTTAATGATACCGCCTCACATATCTACCAGTTTATCTGGCATGAGTTCTGCGATTGGTATCTTGAATGGATTAAACCTGACCTTTTCAGCAACGACACTACCTTAAAAGAGAATACGCGCACCGTTCTGATGACCGTTCTTGAAACAATCATCAAACTGCTTCATCCAATCACCCCTTTTGTTACCGAAGAGATTTGGCACGCACTGCCCAATAAGCGCTCAACAGTAATGCTTGAGTCTTTTCCAACCGTTACGGCCGAATGGCACGATGAAAAAGTTGAAGCTGACATCGCCCTGCTGATGGTCATAATTGGTGGTGTTCGGAATATCCGCAGCGACATGCAGATCCATCCCTCAGCTCAGGTTACCGCCATAATTAACTGTCCTAATTCTGAGCAGAGTTCTACCATTTCAAAATTTGAGTCACACATCACAGCCATGGCCAAGATTGACAGTCTGACTGTTCGAGCATCCGGGGCCTGCCCGAAAGGAGCCGCATCATTTATTTTTGAAGATATAGAAATTTTTGTGCCGATGGAAGGGCTGATTGACACGGAAAAAGAGCTGGAAAAGCTGGCCAAAGAAAAAGAGAAGATTGTAGTTCAACTTACTCGTTGTGAAGGGAAGCTAACCAATGAAAAATTCATAAGCAACGCACCTGATGATGTTGTGGCTAAAGAGCGCGAAAAGGCGGAAGGATTCAAGGCTACAATCGCTAAAATTGACGAAAACACAAAAAGGTTGCAGGAGATGTCGAGTTAA
- the pyk gene encoding pyruvate kinase, whose amino-acid sequence MRVLLLEDDQLVRDHIREQILSFGHEVDTVANGQQGFRRATSNSYDIFISDIFMPHWDGFKFIEAMAVVCPNVPFIVITSNLEEVQGLKEKLGNYNTILAVMTKPIDPHDLIDILGSISRQSSESVRKMARIVCTIGPASSSESTIRKMILAGMDVARLNFSHGSYESHEAVLNAIRRAEDEWFRPVAVIMDLCGPKIRTGQMKNGAIQLAAGGIIEIQKEPIEGTPERISTISPEILSDLRPGDPILLDDGLLELKVDSVTDELVSCHVIVGGTLKSSKGINLPATPLSLPSLTEKDKQDLEWGLSHSIDYVALSFVRSAQDIIDLKDIIRQSGKRDIHVVAKIEKPEAVQDIDAIIDASDVIMIARGDLGVEIPASHVPWIQQSIINKCWAKNTPVITATQMLDTMTTNSRPTRAEVTDVSVAIREGTDAVMLSGETAAGINPVNVVRTMASIICETERHSSFDHDRFETLSLITEINPALVAAASLGNSAATLIIDFGRNFYRHMSKWNRKTPTLLATDSLHAARHSCLFKNIIPIITKEKLSRDQIVFWAIQEAKDRGILVANDTLAVIEADRQTQGGIPQIGAFQLVKVT is encoded by the coding sequence ATGCGAGTACTTCTATTAGAGGACGACCAGCTTGTTCGTGACCACATCCGGGAACAGATACTCTCTTTTGGACACGAAGTGGACACCGTTGCCAATGGTCAGCAGGGCTTCCGGAGAGCAACTTCAAACTCTTACGATATATTTATATCTGACATCTTCATGCCCCACTGGGATGGCTTCAAATTTATTGAAGCCATGGCGGTAGTCTGTCCCAATGTTCCTTTTATAGTTATCACCTCCAACCTTGAAGAGGTTCAAGGCCTAAAAGAGAAACTCGGTAATTACAATACGATCCTGGCGGTTATGACCAAACCCATTGACCCCCATGATCTCATTGACATACTTGGCAGTATCTCCAGACAATCAAGTGAATCTGTCCGGAAAATGGCCCGTATTGTCTGTACCATTGGCCCTGCATCAAGCAGTGAATCGACCATCCGCAAAATGATTCTGGCAGGCATGGACGTAGCCCGCCTGAATTTCTCTCACGGCTCCTACGAATCTCACGAGGCCGTTTTAAATGCAATCCGCAGGGCGGAAGATGAGTGGTTTCGGCCTGTGGCTGTGATCATGGATTTATGCGGCCCCAAGATTCGAACAGGACAGATGAAGAATGGCGCCATACAGTTAGCTGCCGGTGGCATTATCGAAATCCAGAAGGAACCAATCGAAGGAACTCCGGAGCGCATCTCAACTATTTCCCCTGAGATACTCTCCGATCTACGCCCAGGTGACCCAATTCTCTTAGACGATGGCCTTCTTGAACTCAAAGTAGATAGCGTTACCGATGAGCTGGTGAGTTGCCATGTTATCGTTGGCGGCACCTTAAAATCAAGTAAAGGAATAAACCTGCCCGCCACCCCATTGTCTCTGCCATCATTAACCGAAAAAGATAAGCAGGATCTCGAATGGGGTCTGAGTCACAGTATCGACTACGTTGCGCTCTCCTTTGTTCGCTCAGCTCAGGATATTATTGACTTAAAAGACATCATCCGCCAATCGGGCAAACGTGACATACATGTTGTTGCAAAGATAGAAAAACCAGAGGCCGTTCAGGACATTGATGCTATAATTGACGCCTCAGATGTAATTATGATAGCCCGCGGCGATCTTGGCGTTGAAATTCCGGCCTCGCACGTCCCGTGGATCCAGCAGTCGATTATCAATAAATGCTGGGCTAAGAACACACCCGTTATCACAGCAACCCAGATGCTTGACACCATGACGACCAACTCACGGCCGACCCGTGCCGAAGTTACCGATGTCAGCGTTGCCATACGGGAGGGAACCGATGCCGTTATGCTGTCCGGTGAAACTGCCGCTGGTATCAATCCGGTGAATGTCGTGCGCACAATGGCGTCAATTATCTGTGAGACGGAACGGCACTCATCGTTTGACCATGACCGCTTCGAGACACTTTCTTTAATAACAGAGATCAACCCGGCACTCGTTGCCGCAGCCAGTCTCGGCAACTCAGCCGCTACCCTGATTATTGATTTTGGCCGCAACTTTTATCGTCACATGTCAAAATGGAACAGAAAGACGCCTACCCTCCTAGCAACTGACTCACTTCATGCAGCTCGCCACTCCTGTCTTTTCAAAAATATTATTCCAATTATCACCAAGGAAAAGCTCAGTCGTGATCAGATTGTCTTCTGGGCGATTCAAGAGGCTAAGGATCGCGGCATCCTCGTCGCCAATGACACTTTAGCTGTTATTGAGGCTGATCGTCAGACCCAGGGTGGAATCCCCCAAATCGGTGCCTTTCAGCTGGTTAAAGTTACATAG
- a CDS encoding nuclear transport factor 2 family protein, with product MSQTPLDDTTPNSSFTKFKLFVILVVIFILAFVVYKLAVSPVDTEVTTAPVTTEATENEAAQEDVTEAVSDQGDSDAAETTDQGAIAGSATADMVNPEQDIKEINQFLVDWKSAWQNSASSTGNPDAYFALYADNFTSGKLSTDKWKESKKIRNQGKSWIEVWLSDIRVTANTDGTYRVTFKQEYSSSNFSDKGNKELVVRKSDSGWQIMSEKSL from the coding sequence ATGAGCCAAACACCTTTAGACGACACGACGCCAAACTCATCATTTACTAAGTTTAAGTTGTTCGTCATACTCGTTGTAATCTTTATCCTAGCCTTCGTTGTATACAAGTTAGCAGTCTCACCTGTTGACACAGAGGTAACTACTGCCCCTGTTACTACCGAAGCAACTGAAAATGAAGCGGCCCAGGAAGACGTTACTGAAGCCGTTTCAGACCAAGGAGATTCTGATGCAGCTGAGACCACAGATCAAGGAGCCATAGCTGGGAGCGCAACGGCAGATATGGTCAACCCCGAACAAGACATCAAAGAGATAAACCAGTTCCTTGTAGATTGGAAATCAGCCTGGCAAAATTCAGCCAGCTCAACTGGCAACCCCGATGCGTACTTTGCCTTATATGCTGACAATTTCACCTCGGGCAAACTCAGTACGGACAAATGGAAAGAGTCAAAAAAAATTCGGAATCAGGGGAAATCCTGGATTGAGGTCTGGCTTTCCGACATTCGCGTAACCGCCAATACTGATGGTACCTATCGCGTCACCTTTAAACAGGAGTACAGCTCATCAAATTTCTCTGATAAGGGTAACAAAGAACTGGTTGTCCGGAAGAGTGATTCCGGCTGGCAGATCATGAGCGAGAAAAGCCTTTAA
- a CDS encoding RNA methyltransferase has translation MTKDALNISIVLVEPQGPLNIGSVCRSMANFGFTELRLVNPKADHHSHEARQMAVKATPLLEQAQLFSSIQDAIADCHYSVAVTRRLGGYRSNQANPDQVAQEILPLCAVDKTAIVFGREDHGLFTNELELCQRLLTIPTHDGFPSMNLAQATTVCLYEIYKAQLEQKCDLRKEKKLAPNESLESMLQHMRKTLLDIDYLDPQNPDHILRSFRQIFGRAKLDDREVRILHGLWSKVDWLDNERRKTTNPI, from the coding sequence GTGACAAAAGATGCCCTTAATATATCTATCGTACTTGTCGAACCTCAGGGCCCTTTAAACATCGGGTCCGTATGCAGGTCAATGGCCAACTTCGGTTTTACCGAACTACGCCTGGTCAACCCAAAAGCCGATCATCACAGTCATGAAGCACGGCAGATGGCTGTTAAAGCGACCCCACTACTGGAACAGGCGCAACTTTTCAGCTCAATTCAGGACGCCATAGCAGATTGTCATTATTCGGTTGCAGTAACCAGGCGTCTTGGCGGCTATCGATCCAATCAGGCAAATCCAGATCAGGTAGCGCAAGAGATTTTACCCCTTTGCGCAGTTGACAAAACTGCCATTGTCTTCGGACGGGAGGATCACGGCCTTTTCACCAATGAACTTGAGTTGTGTCAACGTCTGTTGACAATTCCTACCCATGATGGTTTTCCTTCCATGAATTTAGCCCAGGCAACAACAGTCTGCCTGTATGAAATATACAAAGCGCAGCTTGAGCAAAAATGTGATTTGCGAAAGGAAAAAAAACTCGCTCCTAACGAATCTCTGGAATCAATGCTCCAACATATGCGTAAAACCCTGCTAGATATCGACTATCTTGACCCTCAGAACCCCGACCATATTCTCCGTTCATTCAGGCAGATTTTCGGACGAGCAAAACTTGATGACCGTGAAGTTCGAATACTGCACGGCCTGTGGAGCAAAGTTGACTGGCTTGACAATGAACGGCGAAAAACGACAAACCCAATATAA
- a CDS encoding cyclic nucleotide-binding domain-containing protein produces the protein MKETDYLKSNEKVLRILRDIDQFTPFSNEDIMSFLDVGKLIEYKKGEEIIQEGETEFYVYFLLSGGVTIEKDGVTIKTLRRTGELFGEMGMMNSSPLSAAVTAIQKTLVLRLDSSIIGNNPEAKELALGYTIYRLFCEILAERLRVTTEENIQLKKELKAKQKKA, from the coding sequence ATGAAAGAAACTGATTATTTAAAAAGTAACGAAAAAGTTCTGCGAATATTGCGTGATATCGACCAATTCACTCCGTTCTCCAATGAAGATATCATGTCTTTTTTAGATGTAGGCAAACTTATTGAGTATAAAAAAGGTGAAGAGATTATCCAGGAAGGCGAGACAGAGTTTTATGTCTATTTCCTCCTTTCAGGCGGTGTAACTATTGAAAAAGACGGCGTCACCATCAAAACACTGCGCCGCACTGGTGAGCTGTTTGGCGAGATGGGCATGATGAATAGCTCGCCTCTTTCTGCTGCCGTAACCGCAATACAAAAAACCCTTGTTCTGCGACTGGACAGCTCAATCATCGGTAACAATCCAGAGGCAAAAGAACTTGCCTTGGGCTACACTATTTACAGGCTATTCTGTGAAATTCTCGCAGAAAGACTTCGTGTTACAACCGAAGAAAACATTCAGCTCAAAAAGGAGTTAAAGGCAAAACAGAAGAAGGCATAA